The nucleotide window CTCAGTCGTATCTACTGGTATCTGCGGTTTACTATGTGTGTGTATTTCAGTTAACAATCGGGCCTCAGGGCCGGAACGCGGCGTAACTACTTGTCAACTGCGTCGTTGAGTTCCTTCAGAAGGCTTCCCAGGTCGGTGCTGTGGATGCTTACGGCAGTGCCTATGTTAACTGTACGTGCCAGTGTATTTAAGAGCATGGGGTTCCTTAGCTGTTTAAAGCCCCGGTTTACCAGGACGTCGAGCGTCTTCGGATGTTGTTTCACCAGCTGGTAAACGTTTGTTTCGGGAGTTACCACGGTAATTTTCTCTCCCGCATCTTGTTGAGTTTCCTTGACAGGTTTCTGGCCAACTGTCTTCCAGATGTTGTAGCCGAAGAGACACAGCGCGCCCCATTCCAAGAAGCCGCTTATGCCCATAGGGAGGTAGAGGGCGGTCATGTTGTAATCCGCAGCCAGCGGTTGACACGTAACGCGCAGGACGGTACCCGTGTTTATCAAGACAAAACTCCAGAACAGGGCCCTGTAGCTATAGAGCTGCACTCCTATGCTCATGGGAATCATCTTGGAGGCGCAGCCCAATATCATCATGGTTATAAACCCTACGAATATGGCGTGCCGGTAGGCGCCAAACAGGGCGTACGGCACCGCTGCACCGGTGTAGAATTGGTGTAAATTGAAGTACAGCAGCGCGAGTTCCGCCACAATGAACCAGAACAGGGCGGCCTTTATGAACTTCCGAAAGTCCTTTCTCGGCACACCGGATTCTATTTCTCCTATGCGGTGCAGTCTGAGGTTATAAAAGAAGAGCAGGACCGCCAGCGACTCCAGAAACCCTGCCACAAGAGACGTTGTCTTGAAGAGGGGGTACGTTTCCATAAAGAGCAGACTCAGAACCCTGAGCAGGATTGAGGCGTTTAGCAGCAGGAATGCGTAGAGGTTTATGTCTTTTTTGGGTTCCTTTATACCCAGGAATATGGGTAGGGTCTTGGTCAGGATTCCCAGTATTACCATACAGGCGAAACCCATTATCTGCATATGTAGCATGGGCTGTTCTACCCGGGGCGGGATGGTATCCAGCCCGTTATAGGCCATGTATACCAGGGTCCCAGTGAAAATCAGTGCCTGTACCAAAAACCAGGCGTATCCCGCAAAGAAATATGCCTCGTAGACCTCAAACTTTCTGGTGGTATTGGAACGGTATGTCTTGACCATGAGATAGATAAAAAGGCATATTGCCAATAACTCCATAAGACTTCCGGCTATGGCCATGACCCAGAACGGTGTATAGTTTCCCATAAGTAGCAGATGCCTGGACACGAAGACCAGTACTATGCCGATTGTCATTGGTATAAGCGTTTTCCCGGCGATAAAGACGTTATACAGCGGCGTGCCCCAAAATCTGGGCAGCGCAAAGTAGGATATCCCCATGATAAAGAGTCCCACCCACCCGTAGACCTGTGTGTGGCCGTGAGCCTCCAGCATGGCCCTGGGCACCCCCGAAAGGGTGCCGCTCATGGCAAAATAGAACAGGAAGCCCGCACCGTACAAGCATCCTGTGGTTAGCGCAAACAGGATGGACACCTTCAAGAAGCCTATGTGGATGTCTTCCGGCCGGGGAACGGCGCCACCCTTCAAGGCGGTGGCATCTGAACCTTCCAGGGCCTCGTTAAGCTCGTCAACCAGCTTATCCGATGACAGGTGGAGACCCAGGGCGAAGAAAGACATCTTTTCGTCAGGCCAGTGCTCCTCTGCCAGTTCCAAGATTTTGTACGTGTTGAAGACGGCCCTCGTCTCGGGGTAACGGGTGGTGACCAGCCTGAAGCTCATGTTCTGGTGTATCTTTCTGCCGGGTGTAACTCCAGCGGCTTCAACGCCCGCGGCAGGGGATGCAATGGCGGCGTTCAGCTCCCGTAAGAACGCCTCCAGATCCGCTCCATCTTTAGCGGCTAGAGTCTCCAGGTCGCTGTCCAAATCCCTGAAAGGATAGAGGTGGAACTTGTGGAATACCTTTGCTGCGGCAGGATATTCCTTCAGTATGTCCAGTACCTTGCTGTTTTTTGCAGCCCTCACGCTAGCAGTTCCTCAAGTTAAATTCTGCAGGAGAAGAAGTTAAATGTATAAATAGTAAGTGGAGGGTAAAAAAAATAATAGCACAGAGGAAGCAGGTAAGTCAATCAGTTATTTCCGCACAAAGGCTTTCGCCGGCGGCCTCGCTCCGCCTCAGGCGGATTGGGCGAGCCCTCAGAATGACAATTCTGGGGACTTTTTCAGAGGTCTCAATATGTTTATATAGTATTTTAAATACTATTTATATGCTGTGGCTTTTGCCCTGAAATGTTACATACTTTCAATATTTAAGTTCCTCATTTGAAGTGTCTCTGAAGAGAATGAAATGATGACCGGTCGCATGACACGAAAATATTTCGTTCCAATTTTGGCGTTGCGGTGTCATATGGAAAATATTTGGTGTTCATTTTCAGATGCAGTTACGTAGAATGGCTTTGGATGCGGGGGGTTAATTAGCGTAAGGGCTGAGTGGACAATAGGATAAATGGCTCACCAAAAAGATGCGTGTAAAAGTGATTATTTGGCACGCGAAATGCAGTTTTTACTGGATGACTGTTGCGAATTTAGAAATGTTTCTGGTGGAAGAAGGAGCCCTACAATGAAACGCACTATGAAATTTGACTATGGCTTAAGGGCGCGGTTCAGGTCGAGCAAAGGGGTTAGGGCCTGTCTGATGTGTGGCAGGGTGTTCAGGAGTGATGGGCCGCACAATCGCAGGTGCCCCCGTTGCAATTATCTGCTGGAGCACGCCCGGGAAGGCACATATTATGAGCCGAGGGTTTATTCGGCCATGGGCGCTCGGGGGGTTGAGGTATTGGACGTCACCTAGATATCGATTGGTGAGTCTGGTAAAATCCCTCGCGAAGGCGGTCCGTATCCAAATCGTTACACCTTGTATCATTTAAAAAGTGTGGAGGGGTGTAAAATGTTCAAAAAGAACGTGAGGTCTTTTAACGAGACGGTATTATTGCAGCCCGGTAGAGACGTGAGGAGACCGAAGGGGAGCCGAAAGGCGCTTAAGATAGCGGCCAGCGTTGGTGCCAGTGCCGGTACGGTCGTCCTCGCCTTCGTGAGGACCTAGATCATGGCCATATTGACTATTTTGCGCCCTGGTCACACGGATGTGGATAGAAAAGGGGTGGTGTTGTGGGTACCAAGCTTATTGACAGTAAACGACGCTTTGCAGAAATAGACGTATACCCCCTTACGTTTGAGCCTGAAATGGCGTGGGGGAAGTGCTTTGAGAAGGAAGAGGTGGATAAGGCAAAGGTTGGGGCCGCGTCGAGACGGCAGCGATATTTGCTCACCAAGAACAGGGGAGGCGGCTAGGAGTTAAAAGCTGGTCCTCCATCTCCATTCCGGAGTGCATGAATTGGTTAGTTCCCGTAACTGCCTTTCACAGAGGATAATTTGACATCTGTGACCCCCAGCAGTTTCAGGTGACAAAATCCTCTGTGGAAAGGCATGACTGAATATCTGAGCCAGAGGATGCGTTTTTTACTGTCCCGTTGACATAGATAAGGCGGGACCACATTATACACTCCTGCCCCTGCCAGTATGTCGGTTAGCCCCCGTTGTTCCCTCCTCTTAACAGGGGAGGAAACGTCCTTTTGTGGGGTCATCCTCCGGGCCCCACATCCGTTATGCCTAACCAGCGAAATAATGAACTATAACGCTAATCCCCTCGGCCTGTTCCTGGGAGTCGGCGGCCAGGATCTTTAGTCCGAGCCTGTCGCCGGGTCCGTAGTCTATGGACTGAATGGCCGTTGACCCGGAGAGGGTGTCCTGGGTGAGTGTGGCTGTGCGGCCCTGGGCGGAACCGTTCTTCATCAGGTCTATTTCCACATTACTCCCCCTGGGTGCGCTCCGCGCATGTATTGTAATCCTATCTATTGTAACGTCTTCACCAAACAGGAAGCCGTCGAAAAATACCTCCCCCTGGCTGGGCGCCCCTTCATGGTACACCGTCAGATACCGGTGTTCTACTTTAGGGGCCTGGAGGAATATCCTGACGTCCCTCACGTCACCGGGGGCAATGTTATCGATTGTCCCGGCGGCGGCCGAGCCGTCATCGTGGACGGTAACGACGCAGACGGGCATCTCGCCACCGGGGAAGGCGGGAGGCTGGACGGAGTCAGGCGTGTCGCCGGGACTCCCCTCGTAGCTGTTCAGTCTCGCGGAGGCGTCCACCGTAAATAGGACCTTGTTATAATATCCCGCCGTCATCGCAGCGACCTCAAACTCACCTGCCGTCCCCAGTCTTATGTTATTATTGCCCAGGAAGGTCGCCTCGGTGTTGCCCAGCATAAAGGCCCCACCGGCTATCGTGATAGACCGGTTCGGCGTATCCTGCGCCGACGCCCTCAGGCGGTGGGTAACGTCTCTGGCATAAGTAAGCTCGCGTGTAATCTTGTTTATATCCGTGGCGTCTATGAGTGAGCCCATGCCAAAATACTGCGGGTTTACCACCTCCCCGGCGTCCGAGCTGTGGAAGTGGACATAACCCATCACCCAGTCCACGTAGAACTCCCCGGACTGGGCGGGTAGCGACGTTACCTCTGTGTACCCGGAGATGTTTACGCCCGATTCCCTGTCCGGCACCTCGTCCAGCCTCACCCTGTATGGAGAGCTCGTGAGGATGATATGGAATTCCGTCGTGATGTACTGGAGGCTCTCCCTGCGGTTCACCTCCGTTGTAAACGTAGCGGTCTCCACAGAGGCCCTTACGTCCAGTCTTACGTTCTCTAATGAATCAGGCATGGTTTGTCACCTCCATCTCATCTCTCAGTCTTATTTGGAGACCTTTTGATAAACTATTATTATGGAGCCCAGTCCGCTTCAGGCGAAAAGTCCGCCAGAGGCGGCCTCATGCCGGTCAAGAAACTCTTTAGCTCATGATGTGAAGCTTGACCAGTACCGTTTCAGATTTTTTGCCGCTAAACTCTCCGGAGATTGCCCGGCCGAAGGGGGTCGAACCGTAGAGCACGCTGCGCAAAAACTTCAGCCTGAGCGCGACAAAGACCAGGCCCATGGACGCGGCGGAACCGGGTACGGACAGTCTGAAATCAAGCGTCTTTTTACTGTTGGCGCGCACGGGCCCGACGCTGAACTCCGTCCCCGTTGTAAGTGGTGTGTAAGCGGACTGACCGGTGAGTCTTACCTCCAGGTATCCGTTATCCACCATCTCCTTTCCGAGACGGTTATCGTTACCCAGCGGAAATGCCGATATTCTCACATCATCCGCGGCTTCAGCCGCCTGAAGCCTGGCGAACCACAGGTCAAGACTGAAGGTTCTCTCGGTGTCCTTCCGGTACCAGTTCACGGGTATTGTCAGCAACTCGTGGTCTGTCTTGCCGCTGCGGTAGAGTTCAAGCCTCTCCTCTCCCAGGCGTCTCCCGGAAGGCGCAAACGCCGTGGTGAAACTGAGCCGCAGGGGGCTGCGGGCCTTTACGTCCGTATTGAAAAGCCAGCCCTGGGGGAACTCCGTTTCAAAGTTAAAATCAAATATTGCAGCGGCTGCGGCGTTGCTCCTTAGCATCCACCCGTCGGCCACGCCCGTCGCAAAGGCGAACTCGTAGGCACTTCCGGCCTTTACGTCAGACCAGAAACCCAGCAGTGACGTCTCCGGCAGTCTTGCACCTGTCTCCGTCTCAAGCGACCACTCCGGGGCCAGCCCGGTGGAAAACAAAAATTGCCACGCACTGCCCGCCCTTGTCTCGGTCCTTAGTCTTTCTTCTGCGATAAACATTTAACAATCGACTCCACTATCAACGGGTGAGGTCTCGTTATGCCGCGTTTCGACCTTATCAGCGCCACGGCCTCATCAATTTCCATTCCCCCGGAGGTCAGGTAGGCGGTAACCGCCCCCGCGCTCCGGGATATGCCCGCGTCGCAGGCCACACAAACGCACTCCCCCCTATCCAACCAGCCAGAGATCGTATCAACAACAAACCCCACGGTCTCACACGTCCAGGGAACGCAGTCGTCAATCTCTACGTGCACGTGCTCCCGGGTTATGCCGTTAAGACTTATCAGCAGTACCTTGTACTCGTCCTCAGGGAGTTCCTCGGCAACGTAACGGTCTGTAATGTACAGGTTGTCTATTATCTCGTTCATTGTTGGCTTGAGTCCTATGCAGTCTCCAGAATCCGCTCATACACAAGACCCGGTTTTCCGGCCAGGTCCCATGCCTCTATCTCGACGTCTACGGTTTCTTCGTAGCCCCAGCTGCCCGAGGGAGGTTTTACCTCTATATTGTAGCTGCGGCGGGTGCCCGTGAAGGAGAAGCCGGGGCTACCGTGCTGGTAGACGTCCCCATTAATCTTGACCTTCACCGTGCTTATATCGATACCTACGGTGTCACTCCTCACCGTAAACCTTAGCGGGTTATTGAGGGGGACGTTTGTCTCTTCATCGGTGGGAGACGGGTATCGCGTTACATATGGAACCGGGTCAACCGGCGCGGTAACCCTGGGCGGGGTATTGGCCAGGGCTGTTACCTTTTCCGGGTCGCCCAGCCCTTTTGCGGTAATACCCAGTCGTGCCCGCTGCGTTTCTATGCTGTCCGCGGCCACGGGCCAGGGCGGTGCCGCAAGAAGCGCATTAACCAGCCCGTGACCGTATATCTTCCGGTTAATCTCGTCACCGAGACCTTCACTTCTCAGAATGGTTGCCGTGTCGGCCAGTCTTTGTCTGACCTCCCCGGGGCGATAAACAATACCGCCCGCAACCACAAGCGCTGCCACACCGGCCACGTATGCCGCACTGATTGAAGTTCCCAGACCAATCCCCATACTGTTCGTTCCCTTTGTTGAACCGATACCTACTTTAAGCTCTGAACCGTACGTTATCCTGCCGCCGCCCTGGGCGACCAGCTCAGTGTTGCCGTCTCTTGCGTGATAGATACGCCAGGTCCGCATGATCTGCACCCATATATCCCAGAAGCTTTTGTAGTGGTCGGGCCTGTCACTGAGGTTTATGTTTCCCACACCTATCACCTTCTCGTGTCTTGCCGGAAAGAGTGCCATAGAGATGCTGCCCGGAAAGTCGTTATTTATACCTGTGTATGCCGCATATGTGCCACCCACCGGCGCTACCAGGATGATGCCGGCCCGGTATGCCCTGTCAAGGGCCTCGCTCAAAGCATAATTGAAATTATTTGATCCGAAGCCCAGGTAGATGACCTCCAGCCCGTTCTCTATGGCCCAGTTCACGGCGGCCACCGCACGGTCCCATGTCAAAACCCCATCGTCGTCTGATATCCTCAGGTCGTACAGGTGGGCTTCGGGGGCCACGCCGTTTATGCCCAGGTCCAGCGGTCCGCCGGGTTGGGAGGCGATAAATGCCCTGCTGCCGTCGGCGGCGATAATACCGGCCTGAAACGTCCCATGGCCGTAGCCGTCCGTGCCGTCGGGGGCCTGTTTTCTGACAAAGTCCCAGCCGCCTTTAATGCGCTCTCTGAAGGCCACGTGGTTTGAGATACC belongs to Candidatus Bathyanammoxibius amoris and includes:
- a CDS encoding dual specificity protein phosphatase family protein: MNEIIDNLYITDRYVAEELPEDEYKVLLISLNGITREHVHVEIDDCVPWTCETVGFVVDTISGWLDRGECVCVACDAGISRSAGAVTAYLTSGGMEIDEAVALIRSKRGITRPHPLIVESIVKCLSQKKD
- a CDS encoding DUF1858 domain-containing protein — protein: MRAAKNSKVLDILKEYPAAAKVFHKFHLYPFRDLDSDLETLAAKDGADLEAFLRELNAAIASPAAGVEAAGVTPGRKIHQNMSFRLVTTRYPETRAVFNTYKILELAEEHWPDEKMSFFALGLHLSSDKLVDELNEALEGSDATALKGGAVPRPEDIHIGFLKVSILFALTTGCLYGAGFLFYFAMSGTLSGVPRAMLEAHGHTQVYGWVGLFIMGISYFALPRFWGTPLYNVFIAGKTLIPMTIGIVLVFVSRHLLLMGNYTPFWVMAIAGSLMELLAICLFIYLMVKTYRSNTTRKFEVYEAYFFAGYAWFLVQALIFTGTLVYMAYNGLDTIPPRVEQPMLHMQIMGFACMVILGILTKTLPIFLGIKEPKKDINLYAFLLLNASILLRVLSLLFMETYPLFKTTSLVAGFLESLAVLLFFYNLRLHRIGEIESGVPRKDFRKFIKAALFWFIVAELALLYFNLHQFYTGAAVPYALFGAYRHAIFVGFITMMILGCASKMIPMSIGVQLYSYRALFWSFVLINTGTVLRVTCQPLAADYNMTALYLPMGISGFLEWGALCLFGYNIWKTVGQKPVKETQQDAGEKITVVTPETNVYQLVKQHPKTLDVLVNRGFKQLRNPMLLNTLARTVNIGTAVSIHSTDLGSLLKELNDAVDK
- a CDS encoding S8 family serine peptidase; the protein is MLRLQGFASQYEDEKTSLLSRKALERIGADLVHLYNKGTGVRVGLVDSGISNHVAFRERIKGGWDFVRKQAPDGTDGYGHGTFQAGIIAADGSRAFIASQPGGPLDLGINGVAPEAHLYDLRISDDDGVLTWDRAVAAVNWAIENGLEVIYLGFGSNNFNYALSEALDRAYRAGIILVAPVGGTYAAYTGINNDFPGSISMALFPARHEKVIGVGNINLSDRPDHYKSFWDIWVQIMRTWRIYHARDGNTELVAQGGGRITYGSELKVGIGSTKGTNSMGIGLGTSISAAYVAGVAALVVAGGIVYRPGEVRQRLADTATILRSEGLGDEINRKIYGHGLVNALLAAPPWPVAADSIETQRARLGITAKGLGDPEKVTALANTPPRVTAPVDPVPYVTRYPSPTDEETNVPLNNPLRFTVRSDTVGIDISTVKVKINGDVYQHGSPGFSFTGTRRSYNIEVKPPSGSWGYEETVDVEIEAWDLAGKPGLVYERILETA